From Bosea sp. NBC_00550, the proteins below share one genomic window:
- a CDS encoding cell division protein ZapA: MPQVNVMIAGKAYRMACGEGEEPHLEGLAKFYDDKIGEMRQAFGEIGDMRLHVMAALMVADEVHELRQRLARLEADHAAIRGDAGAADQRLSDVEDRAAEALVAAAERIEGVAKSLIPTPAG; the protein is encoded by the coding sequence ATGCCGCAAGTCAACGTCATGATCGCCGGCAAGGCGTACCGCATGGCCTGCGGTGAGGGCGAGGAACCGCATCTGGAGGGGCTGGCCAAGTTCTATGACGACAAGATCGGCGAGATGCGGCAGGCCTTCGGCGAGATCGGCGACATGCGGCTGCATGTCATGGCGGCGCTGATGGTGGCCGACGAGGTGCATGAACTCAGGCAGAGGCTGGCGCGGCTCGAGGCCGATCATGCCGCGATACGGGGCGATGCCGGTGCCGCCGACCAGCGCTTGAGCGATGTCGAGGACCGTGCGGCGGAAGCGCTCGTCGCGGCGGCCGAGCGGATCGAGGGCGTCGCCAAGAGCCTGATCCCGACGCCGGCGGGTTGA
- a CDS encoding DUF4164 domain-containing protein has product MASLMLDNALARLDGALAQLEAAARRRIESERGRGNLETELALMQDDRARLAADLDGAMARLGHVETAAADVDQRLERAMNVIGAVIDRVQAQQPAEPEAS; this is encoded by the coding sequence GTGGCGAGCCTGATGTTGGACAATGCGCTGGCGCGTCTCGACGGCGCGCTTGCGCAGCTCGAGGCGGCGGCGCGGCGGCGGATCGAATCCGAACGCGGCCGGGGCAATCTCGAAACGGAACTGGCGCTGATGCAGGACGATCGGGCGCGGCTCGCGGCCGATCTCGACGGCGCGATGGCGCGGCTCGGCCATGTCGAGACTGCGGCGGCCGATGTCGATCAGCGGCTGGAGCGGGCGATGAACGTCATCGGTGCCGTGATCGACCGCGTGCAGGCGCAGCAGCCGGCCGAGCCCGAAGCGAGCTAG